The Oenanthe melanoleuca isolate GR-GAL-2019-014 chromosome 1A, OMel1.0, whole genome shotgun sequence genome contains a region encoding:
- the PPFIBP1 gene encoding liprin-beta-1 isoform X3 gives MMSDASDMLAAALEQMDGIIAGSKALEYSNGIFDCQSPTSPFMGGLRALHLVEDLRGLLEMMEAEEREGLRCQVPDSTAEALIEWLQSQMTNGHISGNGDVYQERLARLENDKESLVLQVSVLTDQVEAQGEKIRDLEFCLEEHREKLNATEEMLQQELLSRTTLETQKLDLMAEISTLKLKLTSVEKDRLDYEDRFRDTEDLIQEINELRLRVGEMDNERLQYEKKLKTTKDELSALKDKLEQKEAEVKRLHEKLVCKLKGEGIEILDRDENCKKKLKDKNIEVQKMKKAVESLMAANEEKDRKIEELRQSLNRYKKVQDMVILAQGKKGKESEGEDLNSGSISTGLLDTPSLADPEKSPSPTPVTASPIHDEFNVNIHEENSLEIHTSILQISVPSFSSASKSSETVAERLKTHPRPDPASEMSEGRSAGSSPETHLCDSPVTSTLQKSSSLSSLRKEASEVDRDCAQKPAEVKPPVEGNNFATLPPKSPSHGGTGDEDSFGTRKARSSFGRGFFKIKNNKRTASAPNLAETEKGSADHLDLAGLPPRPKEADSLQMTPPSPDSRKKARGIKKLFGRLKRSQSTTFNPDDMSETEFKRGGTRATAGPRLGWSRDLGQSHNELDMPFAKWTKEQVCNWLQDQGLGSYINNGRQWILSGQTLLQASQQDLEKELGIKHPLHRKKLQLALQALGSEEENNHGKLDYHWVTRWLDDIGLPQYKTQFDEGKVDGRMLHYMTVDDLLSLKVISVLHHLSIKRAIQVLRINNFEPNCLRRRPSDESTVTPSEVSQWTNHRVMEWLRSVDLAEYAPNLRGSGVHGGLMVLEPRFNVETMAQLLNIPPNKTLLRRHLATHFNLLVGQEAQQQKREAMESPDYVLLTATAKVKPKKLTFSNFGSLRKKKQDDVEEYVCPMELGRASGSGSKKGFKPGLDIRVYDDDDLDRLEQMEDSEGTVRQIGAFSEGINNLTHMLKEDEMFKDFATRSPSTSITDEDSNV, from the exons ACTAATGGACACATATCTGGGAATGGAGATGTTTATCAAGAAAGGCTGGCTCGTCTGGAAAATGATAAGGAATCTCTTGTTCTGCAA GTCAGTGTGCTTACAGACCAGGTGGAGGCCCAAGGAGAAAAGATCCGGGATCTGGAGTTCTgcctggaggagcacagggagaagCTGAATGCcacagaggagatgctgcagcag GAGCTTTTAAGCAGAACAACTCTTGAAACTCAGAAGCTGGATCTTATGGCAGAGATTTCCACTCTGAAATTAAAGCTTACATCTGTAGAGAAGGATAGATTGGACTATGAGGACAGATTCAGAGACACAGAG GATTTGATCCAGGAAATAAATGAATTGCGGTTGAGGGTGGGAGAAATGGACAATGAAAGACTCCAGTAtgagaaaaaactgaaaacaaccAAA GATGAGCTGTCAGCTCTGAAAGACAAACTAGAGCAGAAGGAAGCCGAGGTGAAAAGGCTGCACGAGAAACTGGTTTGCAAGCTGAAAGGAGAAGGGATTGAAATCCTGGACAGAG ATGAAAATTGTAAAAAGAAGCTCAAAGATAAAA ATATAGAGgtgcagaaaatgaagaagGCAGTAGAATCTCTAATGGCAGCAAATGAAGAGAAG GATCGGAAGATAGAAGAGCTTCGGCAATCTCTGAACAGGTACAAGAAAGTCCAAGACATGGTGATACTGGCTCAAGGTAAAAAAG GCAAGGAAAGTGAAGGTGAAGACTTGAATTCAGGGTCTATTTCCACTGGTTTATTGGACACACCAAGTCTGGCTGACCCAGAGAAAAGCCCATCCCCAACCCCAGTAACAGCATCTCCAATCCATGATGAGTTCAACGTGAATATTCATGAAGAG aATTCCTTAGAGATCCACACCAGCATTTTACAGATTTCAGTCCCTTCCTTTTCATCAGCATCCAAGAGCTCAGAAACTGTTGCAGAGAGACTGAAAACACACCCTAGGCCAGATCCTGCAAGTGAAATGAG tgaAGGAAGATCAGCAGGTTCCTCCCCTGAAACTCATCTGTGTGATAGCCCAGT AACTTCCACACTGCAGAAGTCCAGCAGTCTGAGCAGTCTGAGGAAAGAGGCATCTGAAGTG GACAGAGACTGTGCACAGAAGCCAGCAGAG GTTAAACCTCCTGTGGAAGGCAATAATTTTGCAACCCTGCCTCCCAAGTCTCCCTCTCACGGTGGCACAGGTGACGAGGACAGTTTTGGCACCCGCAAAGCCAGATCTTCCTTTGGCCGAGGCTTTTTcaagataaaaaataacaagAGGACTGCAAGTGCCCCCAATTTGG CTGAAACAGAGAAGGGATCTGCAGACCACTTGGATCTGGCTGGCTTGCCCCCTCGCCCAAAAGAAGCAGATAGTCTGCAGATGACACCACCTTCTCCAGATTCCAGGAAAAAGGCCAGGGGAATCAAGAAGTTGTTTGGAAG GCTGAAAAGAAGTCAGTCCACCACCTTCAACCCAGATGACATGTCTGAGACAGAGTTCAAGAGAGGAGGGACAAGAGCCACGGCCGGGCCCCGGCTGGGCTGGTCTCGGGACCTGGGGCAGTCCCACAA tgagctggaCATGCCATTTGCAAAGTGGACCAAGGAGCAGGTTTGCAACTGGCTCCAGGACCAAGGGCTTGGCTCTTACATCAATAATGGCAGGCAGTGGATCTTGTCTGGGCAAACACTTCTGCAGGCTTCTCAGCAGGATCTGGAAAAG GAGCTTGGGATAAAGCACCCTTTGCATCGGAAGAAGCTCCAGCTTgctctgcaggcactgggatctgaagaggaaaacaacCATGGAAAACTGGATTACCACTGGGTTACCA GGTGGCTGGATGACATTGGCCTGCCCCAGTATAAGACCCAGTTTGATGAGGGGAAGGTGGATGGTCGCATGCTCCACTACATGACTGTG GATGACCTGCTGTCCTTGAAGGTCATCAGTGTGCTTCACCACCTCAGCATCAAAAGAGCCATTCAGGTTTTGAGAATAAACAACTTTGAGCCCAACTGCCTGCGCAGGAGGCCGTCTGATGAG AGCACCGTGACACCGTCGGAGGTGAGCCAGTGGACCAACCACCGCGTGATGGAGTGGCTGCGCTCCGTGGACCTGGCGGAGTACGCGCCCAACCTGCGGGGCAGCGGCGTGCACGGGGGGCTCATG GTTTTGGAGCCCCGTTTCAATGTAGAAACCATGGCCCAGCTGCTGAACATCCCACCCAACAAGACGCTGCTGAGGAGGCACCTGGCCACTCATTTCAACCTCCTGGTGGGGCAGGAGGCCCAGCAGCAGAAACGTGAAGCCATGGAGTCCCCAGACTACGTCCTCCTGACAGCAACTGCCAAAGTCAAG CCAAAGAAACTTACCTTCAGCAATTTTGGGAGCCTGAGGAAGAAGAAGCAGGATGATGTGGAGGAGTATGTGTGTCCTATGGAGCTGGGGCGGGCATCTGGCAGTGGATCAAAGAAGGGCTTTAAGCCTGGCCTGGATATCCGAGTATATGATGATGATGACTtggacaggctggagcag ATGGAAGATTCAGAAGGGACAGTGAGGCAAATAGGAGCATTTTCTGAAGGCATCAACAACTTGACA caCATGCTGAAGGAAGATGAAATGTTCAAAGACTTTGCCACTCGCTCTCCTAGCACCAGTATAACAGACGAGGACTCCAACGTGTGA
- the PPFIBP1 gene encoding liprin-beta-1 isoform X7, giving the protein MKTGMTSMEYSWDIHGHCVWLNKTNGHISGNGDVYQERLARLENDKESLVLQVSVLTDQVEAQGEKIRDLEFCLEEHREKLNATEEMLQQELLSRTTLETQKLDLMAEISTLKLKLTSVEKDRLDYEDRFRDTEDLIQEINELRLRVGEMDNERLQYEKKLKTTKDELSALKDKLEQKEAEVKRLHEKLVCKLKGEGIEILDRDENCKKKLKDKNIEVQKMKKAVESLMAANEEKDRKIEELRQSLNRYKKVQDMVILAQGKKGKESEGEDLNSGSISTGLLDTPSLADPEKSPSPTPVTASPIHDEFNVNIHEENSLEIHTSILQISVPSFSSASKSSETVAERLKTHPRPDPASEMSEGRSAGSSPETHLCDSPVTSTLQKSSSLSSLRKEASEVDRDCAQKPAEVKPPVEGNNFATLPPKSPSHGGTGDEDSFGTRKARSSFGRGFFKIKNNKRTASAPNLAETEKGSADHLDLAGLPPRPKEADSLQMTPPSPDSRKKARGIKKLFGRLKRSQSTTFNPDDMSETEFKRGGTRATAGPRLGWSRDLGQSHNELDMPFAKWTKEQVCNWLQDQGLGSYINNGRQWILSGQTLLQASQQDLEKELGIKHPLHRKKLQLALQALGSEEENNHGKLDYHWVTRWLDDIGLPQYKTQFDEGKVDGRMLHYMTVDDLLSLKVISVLHHLSIKRAIQVLRINNFEPNCLRRRPSDESTVTPSEVSQWTNHRVMEWLRSVDLAEYAPNLRGSGVHGGLMVLEPRFNVETMAQLLNIPPNKTLLRRHLATHFNLLVGQEAQQQKREAMESPDYVLLTATAKVKPKKLTFSNFGSLRKKKQDDVEEYVCPMELGRASGSGSKKGFKPGLDIRVYDDDDLDRLEQMEDSEGTVRQIGAFSEGINNLTHMLKEDEMFKDFATRSPSTSITDEDSNV; this is encoded by the exons ATGAAAACAGGCATGACCAGCATGGAGTACAGCTGGGACATTCACGGGCACTGCGTCTGGCTAAATAAG ACTAATGGACACATATCTGGGAATGGAGATGTTTATCAAGAAAGGCTGGCTCGTCTGGAAAATGATAAGGAATCTCTTGTTCTGCAA GTCAGTGTGCTTACAGACCAGGTGGAGGCCCAAGGAGAAAAGATCCGGGATCTGGAGTTCTgcctggaggagcacagggagaagCTGAATGCcacagaggagatgctgcagcag GAGCTTTTAAGCAGAACAACTCTTGAAACTCAGAAGCTGGATCTTATGGCAGAGATTTCCACTCTGAAATTAAAGCTTACATCTGTAGAGAAGGATAGATTGGACTATGAGGACAGATTCAGAGACACAGAG GATTTGATCCAGGAAATAAATGAATTGCGGTTGAGGGTGGGAGAAATGGACAATGAAAGACTCCAGTAtgagaaaaaactgaaaacaaccAAA GATGAGCTGTCAGCTCTGAAAGACAAACTAGAGCAGAAGGAAGCCGAGGTGAAAAGGCTGCACGAGAAACTGGTTTGCAAGCTGAAAGGAGAAGGGATTGAAATCCTGGACAGAG ATGAAAATTGTAAAAAGAAGCTCAAAGATAAAA ATATAGAGgtgcagaaaatgaagaagGCAGTAGAATCTCTAATGGCAGCAAATGAAGAGAAG GATCGGAAGATAGAAGAGCTTCGGCAATCTCTGAACAGGTACAAGAAAGTCCAAGACATGGTGATACTGGCTCAAGGTAAAAAAG GCAAGGAAAGTGAAGGTGAAGACTTGAATTCAGGGTCTATTTCCACTGGTTTATTGGACACACCAAGTCTGGCTGACCCAGAGAAAAGCCCATCCCCAACCCCAGTAACAGCATCTCCAATCCATGATGAGTTCAACGTGAATATTCATGAAGAG aATTCCTTAGAGATCCACACCAGCATTTTACAGATTTCAGTCCCTTCCTTTTCATCAGCATCCAAGAGCTCAGAAACTGTTGCAGAGAGACTGAAAACACACCCTAGGCCAGATCCTGCAAGTGAAATGAG tgaAGGAAGATCAGCAGGTTCCTCCCCTGAAACTCATCTGTGTGATAGCCCAGT AACTTCCACACTGCAGAAGTCCAGCAGTCTGAGCAGTCTGAGGAAAGAGGCATCTGAAGTG GACAGAGACTGTGCACAGAAGCCAGCAGAG GTTAAACCTCCTGTGGAAGGCAATAATTTTGCAACCCTGCCTCCCAAGTCTCCCTCTCACGGTGGCACAGGTGACGAGGACAGTTTTGGCACCCGCAAAGCCAGATCTTCCTTTGGCCGAGGCTTTTTcaagataaaaaataacaagAGGACTGCAAGTGCCCCCAATTTGG CTGAAACAGAGAAGGGATCTGCAGACCACTTGGATCTGGCTGGCTTGCCCCCTCGCCCAAAAGAAGCAGATAGTCTGCAGATGACACCACCTTCTCCAGATTCCAGGAAAAAGGCCAGGGGAATCAAGAAGTTGTTTGGAAG GCTGAAAAGAAGTCAGTCCACCACCTTCAACCCAGATGACATGTCTGAGACAGAGTTCAAGAGAGGAGGGACAAGAGCCACGGCCGGGCCCCGGCTGGGCTGGTCTCGGGACCTGGGGCAGTCCCACAA tgagctggaCATGCCATTTGCAAAGTGGACCAAGGAGCAGGTTTGCAACTGGCTCCAGGACCAAGGGCTTGGCTCTTACATCAATAATGGCAGGCAGTGGATCTTGTCTGGGCAAACACTTCTGCAGGCTTCTCAGCAGGATCTGGAAAAG GAGCTTGGGATAAAGCACCCTTTGCATCGGAAGAAGCTCCAGCTTgctctgcaggcactgggatctgaagaggaaaacaacCATGGAAAACTGGATTACCACTGGGTTACCA GGTGGCTGGATGACATTGGCCTGCCCCAGTATAAGACCCAGTTTGATGAGGGGAAGGTGGATGGTCGCATGCTCCACTACATGACTGTG GATGACCTGCTGTCCTTGAAGGTCATCAGTGTGCTTCACCACCTCAGCATCAAAAGAGCCATTCAGGTTTTGAGAATAAACAACTTTGAGCCCAACTGCCTGCGCAGGAGGCCGTCTGATGAG AGCACCGTGACACCGTCGGAGGTGAGCCAGTGGACCAACCACCGCGTGATGGAGTGGCTGCGCTCCGTGGACCTGGCGGAGTACGCGCCCAACCTGCGGGGCAGCGGCGTGCACGGGGGGCTCATG GTTTTGGAGCCCCGTTTCAATGTAGAAACCATGGCCCAGCTGCTGAACATCCCACCCAACAAGACGCTGCTGAGGAGGCACCTGGCCACTCATTTCAACCTCCTGGTGGGGCAGGAGGCCCAGCAGCAGAAACGTGAAGCCATGGAGTCCCCAGACTACGTCCTCCTGACAGCAACTGCCAAAGTCAAG CCAAAGAAACTTACCTTCAGCAATTTTGGGAGCCTGAGGAAGAAGAAGCAGGATGATGTGGAGGAGTATGTGTGTCCTATGGAGCTGGGGCGGGCATCTGGCAGTGGATCAAAGAAGGGCTTTAAGCCTGGCCTGGATATCCGAGTATATGATGATGATGACTtggacaggctggagcag ATGGAAGATTCAGAAGGGACAGTGAGGCAAATAGGAGCATTTTCTGAAGGCATCAACAACTTGACA caCATGCTGAAGGAAGATGAAATGTTCAAAGACTTTGCCACTCGCTCTCCTAGCACCAGTATAACAGACGAGGACTCCAACGTGTGA
- the PPFIBP1 gene encoding liprin-beta-1 isoform X8: MKTGMTSMEYSWDIHGHCVWLNKTNGHISGNGDVYQERLARLENDKESLVLQVSVLTDQVEAQGEKIRDLEFCLEEHREKLNATEEMLQQELLSRTTLETQKLDLMAEISTLKLKLTSVEKDRLDYEDRFRDTEDLIQEINELRLRVGEMDNERLQYEKKLKTTKDELSALKDKLEQKEAEVKRLHEKLVCKLKGEGIEILDRDIEVQKMKKAVESLMAANEEKDRKIEELRQSLNRYKKVQDMVILAQGKKGKESEGEDLNSGSISTGLLDTPSLADPEKSPSPTPVTASPIHDEFNVNIHEENSLEIHTSILQISVPSFSSASKSSETVAERLKTHPRPDPASEMSEGRSAGSSPETHLCDSPVTSTLQKSSSLSSLRKEASEVDRDCAQKPAEVKPPVEGNNFATLPPKSPSHGGTGDEDSFGTRKARSSFGRGFFKIKNNKRTASAPNLAETEKGSADHLDLAGLPPRPKEADSLQMTPPSPDSRKKARGIKKLFGRLKRSQSTTFNPDDMSETEFKRGGTRATAGPRLGWSRDLGQSHNELDMPFAKWTKEQVCNWLQDQGLGSYINNGRQWILSGQTLLQASQQDLEKELGIKHPLHRKKLQLALQALGSEEENNHGKLDYHWVTRWLDDIGLPQYKTQFDEGKVDGRMLHYMTVDDLLSLKVISVLHHLSIKRAIQVLRINNFEPNCLRRRPSDESTVTPSEVSQWTNHRVMEWLRSVDLAEYAPNLRGSGVHGGLMVLEPRFNVETMAQLLNIPPNKTLLRRHLATHFNLLVGQEAQQQKREAMESPDYVLLTATAKVKPKKLTFSNFGSLRKKKQDDVEEYVCPMELGRASGSGSKKGFKPGLDIRVYDDDDLDRLEQMEDSEGTVRQIGAFSEGINNLTHMLKEDEMFKDFATRSPSTSITDEDSNV; the protein is encoded by the exons ATGAAAACAGGCATGACCAGCATGGAGTACAGCTGGGACATTCACGGGCACTGCGTCTGGCTAAATAAG ACTAATGGACACATATCTGGGAATGGAGATGTTTATCAAGAAAGGCTGGCTCGTCTGGAAAATGATAAGGAATCTCTTGTTCTGCAA GTCAGTGTGCTTACAGACCAGGTGGAGGCCCAAGGAGAAAAGATCCGGGATCTGGAGTTCTgcctggaggagcacagggagaagCTGAATGCcacagaggagatgctgcagcag GAGCTTTTAAGCAGAACAACTCTTGAAACTCAGAAGCTGGATCTTATGGCAGAGATTTCCACTCTGAAATTAAAGCTTACATCTGTAGAGAAGGATAGATTGGACTATGAGGACAGATTCAGAGACACAGAG GATTTGATCCAGGAAATAAATGAATTGCGGTTGAGGGTGGGAGAAATGGACAATGAAAGACTCCAGTAtgagaaaaaactgaaaacaaccAAA GATGAGCTGTCAGCTCTGAAAGACAAACTAGAGCAGAAGGAAGCCGAGGTGAAAAGGCTGCACGAGAAACTGGTTTGCAAGCTGAAAGGAGAAGGGATTGAAATCCTGGACAGAG ATATAGAGgtgcagaaaatgaagaagGCAGTAGAATCTCTAATGGCAGCAAATGAAGAGAAG GATCGGAAGATAGAAGAGCTTCGGCAATCTCTGAACAGGTACAAGAAAGTCCAAGACATGGTGATACTGGCTCAAGGTAAAAAAG GCAAGGAAAGTGAAGGTGAAGACTTGAATTCAGGGTCTATTTCCACTGGTTTATTGGACACACCAAGTCTGGCTGACCCAGAGAAAAGCCCATCCCCAACCCCAGTAACAGCATCTCCAATCCATGATGAGTTCAACGTGAATATTCATGAAGAG aATTCCTTAGAGATCCACACCAGCATTTTACAGATTTCAGTCCCTTCCTTTTCATCAGCATCCAAGAGCTCAGAAACTGTTGCAGAGAGACTGAAAACACACCCTAGGCCAGATCCTGCAAGTGAAATGAG tgaAGGAAGATCAGCAGGTTCCTCCCCTGAAACTCATCTGTGTGATAGCCCAGT AACTTCCACACTGCAGAAGTCCAGCAGTCTGAGCAGTCTGAGGAAAGAGGCATCTGAAGTG GACAGAGACTGTGCACAGAAGCCAGCAGAG GTTAAACCTCCTGTGGAAGGCAATAATTTTGCAACCCTGCCTCCCAAGTCTCCCTCTCACGGTGGCACAGGTGACGAGGACAGTTTTGGCACCCGCAAAGCCAGATCTTCCTTTGGCCGAGGCTTTTTcaagataaaaaataacaagAGGACTGCAAGTGCCCCCAATTTGG CTGAAACAGAGAAGGGATCTGCAGACCACTTGGATCTGGCTGGCTTGCCCCCTCGCCCAAAAGAAGCAGATAGTCTGCAGATGACACCACCTTCTCCAGATTCCAGGAAAAAGGCCAGGGGAATCAAGAAGTTGTTTGGAAG GCTGAAAAGAAGTCAGTCCACCACCTTCAACCCAGATGACATGTCTGAGACAGAGTTCAAGAGAGGAGGGACAAGAGCCACGGCCGGGCCCCGGCTGGGCTGGTCTCGGGACCTGGGGCAGTCCCACAA tgagctggaCATGCCATTTGCAAAGTGGACCAAGGAGCAGGTTTGCAACTGGCTCCAGGACCAAGGGCTTGGCTCTTACATCAATAATGGCAGGCAGTGGATCTTGTCTGGGCAAACACTTCTGCAGGCTTCTCAGCAGGATCTGGAAAAG GAGCTTGGGATAAAGCACCCTTTGCATCGGAAGAAGCTCCAGCTTgctctgcaggcactgggatctgaagaggaaaacaacCATGGAAAACTGGATTACCACTGGGTTACCA GGTGGCTGGATGACATTGGCCTGCCCCAGTATAAGACCCAGTTTGATGAGGGGAAGGTGGATGGTCGCATGCTCCACTACATGACTGTG GATGACCTGCTGTCCTTGAAGGTCATCAGTGTGCTTCACCACCTCAGCATCAAAAGAGCCATTCAGGTTTTGAGAATAAACAACTTTGAGCCCAACTGCCTGCGCAGGAGGCCGTCTGATGAG AGCACCGTGACACCGTCGGAGGTGAGCCAGTGGACCAACCACCGCGTGATGGAGTGGCTGCGCTCCGTGGACCTGGCGGAGTACGCGCCCAACCTGCGGGGCAGCGGCGTGCACGGGGGGCTCATG GTTTTGGAGCCCCGTTTCAATGTAGAAACCATGGCCCAGCTGCTGAACATCCCACCCAACAAGACGCTGCTGAGGAGGCACCTGGCCACTCATTTCAACCTCCTGGTGGGGCAGGAGGCCCAGCAGCAGAAACGTGAAGCCATGGAGTCCCCAGACTACGTCCTCCTGACAGCAACTGCCAAAGTCAAG CCAAAGAAACTTACCTTCAGCAATTTTGGGAGCCTGAGGAAGAAGAAGCAGGATGATGTGGAGGAGTATGTGTGTCCTATGGAGCTGGGGCGGGCATCTGGCAGTGGATCAAAGAAGGGCTTTAAGCCTGGCCTGGATATCCGAGTATATGATGATGATGACTtggacaggctggagcag ATGGAAGATTCAGAAGGGACAGTGAGGCAAATAGGAGCATTTTCTGAAGGCATCAACAACTTGACA caCATGCTGAAGGAAGATGAAATGTTCAAAGACTTTGCCACTCGCTCTCCTAGCACCAGTATAACAGACGAGGACTCCAACGTGTGA